In one Hymenobacter sp. DG25B genomic region, the following are encoded:
- a CDS encoding SDR family NAD(P)-dependent oxidoreductase → MAGIALITGASSGIGRATAVALARAGYSLVITGRRRERLEELATELAPTPVHILTFDVRKQEAVEAAFASLPAEFQAIDVLVNNAGNAHGLAPIEKGDPRDWDRMMDGNVKGLLYVTHAVLPGMTERKRGHIINIGSIAGHEVYANGNVYCASKAAVAALSKAMRLDLLPYNIRVAEVNPGLVATEFSEVRFKGDTDRAATVYQGYEPLRADDIADLIQFMVTRPAHVNIAEVLILPSAQASATLVKKELLS, encoded by the coding sequence ATGGCAGGTATTGCACTGATTACTGGCGCCTCATCCGGCATTGGGCGGGCTACGGCCGTGGCGCTGGCCCGCGCGGGCTACTCGCTGGTTATTACCGGGCGGCGCCGGGAGCGGCTGGAAGAGCTGGCTACCGAGCTGGCACCCACCCCCGTTCATATTCTCACTTTTGATGTGCGGAAGCAGGAGGCGGTAGAAGCGGCATTTGCAAGTCTGCCGGCCGAGTTTCAGGCCATTGATGTGCTGGTAAACAATGCCGGCAATGCCCACGGTCTGGCACCCATTGAAAAAGGCGACCCCAGAGACTGGGACCGAATGATGGACGGCAATGTGAAAGGCTTGCTCTATGTGACGCACGCCGTGCTGCCGGGCATGACGGAGCGCAAGCGCGGCCACATTATCAACATTGGCTCTATTGCCGGCCACGAGGTGTATGCCAACGGCAATGTGTACTGCGCCTCTAAAGCTGCTGTAGCTGCCCTGAGCAAAGCCATGCGGCTGGATTTATTGCCCTACAATATCCGGGTGGCCGAGGTAAACCCTGGCCTGGTAGCTACCGAGTTTTCGGAAGTGCGCTTTAAAGGCGACACGGACCGTGCCGCTACCGTGTACCAAGGCTACGAGCCCCTGCGCGCCGATGATATAGCCGACCTGATTCAATTTATGGTAACCAGGCCCGCCCACGTAAATATTGCCGAGGTACTCATTCTGCCGTCTGCGCAGGCATCGGCCACGCTGGTTAAAAAAGAGCTGCTGAGCTAG
- a CDS encoding alpha/beta hydrolase, protein MPTAQERRLTVTRSARYYQAGALSENTRHLWVVCHGYGQLGAYFIRHFTPLTDADPTLVVVAPEGLSRFYLQGTSGRIGASWMTREDRTAEIADYISYLNQLAETILVECAADVRITVLGFSQGAATVSRWLAQATFRSQRLVLWAGAFPPDVDFTVAAHLAQRVPIFLVCGTRDEFISAADLEAQQAFLQKLGTTPQVISFDGKHELNAAVLRQLHASG, encoded by the coding sequence ATGCCCACCGCCCAGGAACGCCGGCTTACCGTTACCCGCTCAGCCCGCTATTATCAGGCCGGTGCGCTATCAGAGAATACCCGCCACCTGTGGGTGGTGTGCCACGGCTATGGGCAACTGGGCGCGTACTTCATCCGTCACTTCACCCCGCTTACTGACGCCGACCCTACCTTGGTAGTAGTAGCACCGGAAGGCCTTTCGCGCTTTTATCTGCAGGGCACCAGTGGCCGCATTGGGGCCTCCTGGATGACCCGGGAAGACCGCACCGCGGAAATAGCTGACTACATCAGCTACCTGAACCAGCTGGCCGAAACGATTTTGGTGGAATGCGCAGCTGATGTCCGGATTACGGTGCTGGGGTTTTCGCAGGGCGCTGCTACCGTTAGCCGCTGGTTGGCGCAGGCCACCTTTCGTTCGCAACGGCTGGTACTGTGGGCCGGCGCTTTCCCACCGGATGTAGATTTTACGGTGGCCGCCCATCTAGCCCAGCGCGTCCCTATTTTCCTGGTGTGCGGCACCCGGGATGAGTTTATTTCGGCGGCTGATCTGGAAGCGCAGCAGGCTTTTTTGCAGAAGCTGGGCACCACGCCGCAGGTTATTTCCTTTGATGGCAAGCATGAGCTAAATGCCGCCGTACTGCGCCAGCTGCATGCAAGCGGTTAA
- the cdd gene encoding cytidine deaminase, with translation MAHPLHLTISVEVLASEAELSSAEAATWHAARTATNDAYAPYSHFHVGAALLLDDGTLFQGTNQENAAFPSGLCAERTALFGLAASQPQRRIKAMAVAARPATGDFVAVTSCGACRQVMAEYEHRQGNSIPLLLPGPDGSIYRFQSMSDLLPFQFSASDLPPRA, from the coding sequence ATGGCCCACCCGCTTCATCTGACCATCTCAGTAGAGGTACTTGCCTCTGAAGCCGAACTTTCATCTGCGGAAGCTGCCACTTGGCACGCTGCCCGCACCGCTACCAACGATGCCTACGCGCCGTACTCGCACTTTCATGTGGGCGCTGCGCTATTGCTGGATGATGGCACCCTTTTTCAGGGTACTAATCAGGAAAATGCGGCTTTCCCGTCCGGGCTGTGCGCTGAGCGCACCGCTTTGTTTGGCCTGGCCGCCAGCCAGCCCCAGCGCCGCATTAAGGCCATGGCCGTAGCCGCCCGCCCCGCCACCGGTGATTTTGTGGCCGTCACGTCCTGTGGGGCTTGCCGCCAGGTAATGGCTGAATACGAGCACCGCCAGGGCAATTCCATTCCCTTGCTCCTGCCTGGCCCCGATGGCAGCATCTACCGCTTCCAGAGCATGAGCGACCTGCTCCCCTTCCAGTTTTCGGCCAGCGACCTGCCGCCCCGCGCGTAA
- a CDS encoding saccharopine dehydrogenase family protein: MTRILLLGAGRSASSLIQYLLRYAPVENWQVSIADVNPAHLDPVLAAHSAYAQAISFDVAEVEQLDVLVPTADIVISMLPALFHPLVAQACVRYHRHLVTASYVSPEIRMMAEDAQAAGVALVMECGLDPGLDHMSAMRALTEIREQGGELTSFKSYCGGLMAPDSEGANPWKYKFTWNPRNVVLAGQSTAKYLENGHPRFIPYQQLFARTEVLSVPGFGEFEGYANRDSLSYRQPYGLDNIPTILRGTLRRPGYCSAWNALVRLGLTDDAVHLGNAAAMTWQELIEAYLPAATAGSLPERVAAYLNLAPQGQEMTLLTWLGLFTNRPLDLPDATPAQLLERLLTEKWQLAPGDHDMIVMQHLFDFTLQGRRHRRTSSLVVLGDDATHTAMAKTVGLPLGMVVRRLAKGLLPQRGIVIPTLPDIYEPVLDELAADYGIRFEEHEFALS, from the coding sequence ATGACGCGCATTCTGCTTCTGGGGGCTGGCCGCTCCGCTTCTTCGCTCATTCAATACCTGTTACGCTATGCCCCGGTCGAAAACTGGCAGGTAAGCATAGCGGACGTCAACCCGGCGCATCTGGACCCGGTGCTGGCGGCGCACAGCGCCTATGCGCAGGCCATATCTTTTGACGTGGCCGAGGTGGAGCAGCTGGATGTATTGGTGCCCACTGCGGATATTGTTATTTCCATGCTACCGGCGCTGTTTCACCCCTTAGTAGCGCAGGCTTGCGTGCGGTATCATCGGCATTTGGTAACGGCCAGCTATGTAAGCCCCGAAATCCGGATGATGGCGGAAGACGCCCAGGCAGCCGGCGTGGCTTTGGTGATGGAATGTGGCCTGGACCCCGGCTTGGATCATATGTCGGCTATGCGGGCGCTAACCGAAATACGGGAGCAGGGCGGGGAGCTCACCTCCTTTAAATCTTATTGCGGCGGCCTGATGGCCCCGGACTCTGAGGGCGCTAACCCGTGGAAATACAAGTTCACCTGGAATCCGCGCAACGTGGTATTGGCCGGGCAGAGCACCGCTAAATACCTGGAAAACGGCCACCCGCGCTTTATTCCCTACCAGCAGCTCTTTGCCCGCACCGAAGTGCTAAGCGTGCCGGGCTTCGGCGAGTTTGAAGGCTATGCCAACCGCGACTCGCTCAGCTACCGCCAGCCCTACGGTCTGGACAATATTCCCACCATTCTGCGCGGCACCCTGCGCCGGCCGGGCTACTGCTCCGCCTGGAATGCGCTGGTGCGCCTGGGCCTCACCGATGACGCCGTGCACCTGGGTAACGCAGCGGCCATGACCTGGCAGGAGCTGATAGAAGCCTACCTGCCAGCCGCCACCGCTGGCAGCCTGCCGGAGCGGGTAGCTGCCTACCTGAATCTGGCGCCGCAGGGGCAGGAAATGACCCTGCTTACGTGGCTGGGCCTGTTTACCAACCGCCCACTGGACCTGCCGGATGCCACGCCCGCGCAACTGCTGGAGCGCCTGCTTACTGAGAAATGGCAGCTGGCCCCCGGCGACCATGATATGATTGTGATGCAGCATCTGTTCGATTTCACCCTGCAGGGCCGCCGGCACCGCCGTACCTCGTCTCTGGTAGTGCTGGGCGATGATGCTACCCACACGGCCATGGCCAAAACCGTGGGCCTGCCGCTGGGCATGGTGGTGCGCCGCCTGGCGAAAGGATTGCTGCCCCAGCGTGGTATCGTTATTCCTACCCTCCCTGATATCTATGAGCCCGTGCTGGATGAGCTGGCGGCCGATTACGGCATCCGGTTTGAGGAGCACGAATTCGCGCTCAGCTAA
- a CDS encoding tRNA1(Val) (adenine(37)-N6)-methyltransferase has protein sequence MANSWFQFKHFRVEQGACAMKVCTDACVLGASAPLATAKRILDIGTGTGLLALMAAQRAPGSYIEAVELDALAAAQAAANAAASPWAGRLRVHALSLQQYVATRPDRFDHIICNPPFFRHSLQSPDAARTTARHTTAETLPFSTLCASAAGLLTPTGQLTVLLPPPEMLHLEREAAAAGLYPQHRLTLHHRPGSKTLRHITTFSRSAGPVTTQALAIHQGNEAVYSAEFRELLQEFYLAF, from the coding sequence GTGGCTAATTCCTGGTTTCAGTTCAAGCACTTCCGCGTGGAGCAGGGCGCCTGCGCCATGAAAGTGTGTACCGATGCCTGTGTATTAGGCGCCTCCGCCCCACTGGCCACGGCAAAGCGTATTCTGGATATTGGTACGGGCACGGGCCTGCTGGCCCTCATGGCAGCCCAACGGGCCCCCGGGTCTTATATTGAAGCCGTTGAGCTGGACGCCCTGGCGGCCGCTCAGGCAGCCGCAAACGCGGCAGCTTCGCCCTGGGCCGGCCGGCTCCGCGTACACGCGCTTAGCCTGCAGCAATACGTAGCCACCCGCCCGGACCGGTTTGACCATATCATCTGCAACCCGCCCTTCTTCCGTCATTCGCTCCAGTCCCCGGATGCAGCGCGAACTACTGCCCGCCATACTACTGCTGAGACCCTGCCTTTCTCCACGCTGTGCGCCAGCGCGGCCGGGCTACTAACGCCCACCGGACAGCTCACCGTCCTGCTGCCGCCCCCGGAAATGCTGCATCTGGAGCGGGAGGCGGCCGCGGCCGGTTTATACCCCCAACACCGCCTCACCCTGCACCACCGCCCCGGCAGCAAAACGCTGCGCCACATCACCACCTTCAGCCGAAGCGCTGGCCCCGTAACTACGCAGGCTCTGGCTATTCATCAGGGGAATGAGGCGGTTTACTCAGCGGAGTTTCGGGAACTGCTTCAGGAATTTTATCTGGCTTTTTAA
- the rnhA gene encoding ribonuclease HI, producing the protein MIHLFTDGSSRGNPGPGGYGAILRYGHHEKELSQGFRLTTNNRMELLAIIVGLEAITRPDIPVLVVTDSKYVVDSVEKKWVFGWVQKPDFGKKANEDLWRRFLKVYKQRNVKFRWVRGHNGHAENERCDQLAVRSATQGPLLIDEGYELIEARRAS; encoded by the coding sequence TTGATTCATTTATTTACCGATGGCTCTTCCCGTGGTAACCCGGGCCCCGGCGGCTACGGCGCCATTTTGCGCTATGGTCACCATGAAAAAGAGTTGAGCCAGGGCTTCCGCCTCACCACCAACAACCGCATGGAATTGCTGGCCATTATTGTGGGCCTGGAGGCCATTACGCGCCCCGATATTCCGGTGCTGGTGGTCACCGACTCGAAGTACGTGGTGGATTCAGTAGAGAAAAAGTGGGTATTCGGTTGGGTGCAAAAACCTGATTTCGGTAAAAAGGCCAACGAAGACCTGTGGCGGCGCTTTTTGAAAGTCTACAAGCAGCGCAACGTGAAATTCCGCTGGGTGCGTGGCCACAATGGCCACGCCGAAAACGAGCGGTGCGACCAGCTGGCCGTGCGCAGTGCCACCCAGGGCCCGCTGCTCATTGATGAAGGCTACGAGTTGATTGAAGCCCGCCGGGCCTCCTAA
- a CDS encoding MarC family protein, with protein MFSLKEITSVTLTLFAIIDILGSIPIIIQIRQREGRIKSELATLVAGILMVVFLFLGQSILALFSVDLQSFALAGSVIIFLIGMEMILGVEIFKHNPMASGTGSIVPLAFPLIVGAGTMTTLLSLRAVYSLPNVLVGIVANLVFVYLVLKSSHWIERKLGKAGEDILRRVFGVILLAIAIKLFKQNF; from the coding sequence ATGTTCTCACTCAAGGAAATTACTTCCGTCACGCTCACGCTTTTTGCCATCATTGATATTCTGGGCTCCATCCCCATTATCATTCAGATACGGCAGCGCGAAGGTCGTATCAAATCGGAGCTGGCTACTCTGGTGGCGGGTATCCTGATGGTCGTGTTTCTGTTTCTGGGGCAAAGTATTCTGGCCTTGTTTAGTGTTGATTTACAATCCTTTGCACTGGCTGGCTCGGTTATCATTTTCCTCATTGGCATGGAAATGATTCTGGGCGTAGAAATATTTAAACACAACCCCATGGCCAGCGGCACGGGCTCCATTGTGCCCCTGGCGTTTCCGCTTATTGTGGGAGCCGGCACCATGACCACGCTGCTTTCCCTGCGCGCGGTGTATTCCCTGCCCAACGTGCTGGTAGGTATTGTGGCCAACCTGGTGTTTGTGTACCTGGTGCTCAAGAGCAGCCACTGGATTGAGCGCAAGCTGGGCAAAGCCGGCGAGGACATTCTGCGCCGCGTGTTTGGCGTAATTCTGCTGGCCATTGCCATCAAGCTGTTCAAACAGAATTTCTAA
- a CDS encoding aminotransferase class V-fold PLP-dependent enzyme, which translates to MYTFNPGPSQVYPQVRQYLQDAYDEGWLSVPHRGERFTGLMRQTVTDLKTRLNVPQDYTVFFMSSATECWEVLTQSLTPTKSLHLYSGAFGEKWYDYAKALRPASQGIEFGLDDLPNIANLPLDSNTDLVCITQNETSNATQLRDGFILNLYNRIGNSLLAVDATSSLAGIQMKYIKADIWFASVQKCFGLPAGLSVMLLSPRALDRLRHINERAHYNSLASQYEKMLNFQTTHTPNVLGIYLLSRMLQDRPPIKAVHQHLTDRATKLYDYFDQATQLRPLVQNPETRSTTVVALQGPPALIDEVKRRALTQGLQLGNGYGSWKPNTLRIANFPAIPDAAFEQLVQFFARDFA; encoded by the coding sequence ATGTATACATTTAACCCTGGCCCTTCGCAGGTTTATCCGCAGGTGCGGCAGTACCTGCAGGATGCCTATGATGAAGGCTGGCTCTCGGTCCCGCACCGGGGCGAGCGGTTCACGGGCCTGATGCGCCAGACCGTAACGGACCTGAAAACCCGCCTGAACGTGCCGCAGGACTACACCGTGTTCTTCATGAGTTCGGCCACCGAGTGCTGGGAGGTCCTCACGCAAAGTCTTACGCCTACCAAAAGCCTGCATTTGTACAGCGGGGCCTTTGGCGAGAAGTGGTACGACTACGCCAAGGCCCTGCGCCCGGCCTCCCAGGGCATAGAGTTTGGCCTGGATGATCTGCCTAACATTGCCAATCTGCCCCTCGACAGCAACACCGACCTGGTGTGCATCACCCAGAATGAAACCAGCAACGCCACCCAGCTGCGCGATGGGTTTATCCTGAACCTGTACAACCGCATTGGCAACTCCCTGCTGGCCGTGGATGCCACGTCGTCGCTGGCTGGTATTCAGATGAAGTACATTAAGGCCGATATCTGGTTTGCCTCAGTGCAGAAGTGCTTCGGGCTGCCGGCGGGTTTGTCGGTGATGCTGCTCTCCCCGCGGGCCCTGGATCGGCTGCGGCATATCAATGAGCGGGCTCACTACAACAGCCTGGCGTCGCAGTATGAGAAGATGCTCAACTTCCAGACCACGCATACGCCCAATGTGCTGGGCATTTATCTGCTGAGCCGCATGCTGCAGGACCGCCCGCCCATTAAGGCCGTGCACCAGCACCTCACCGACCGCGCCACCAAGCTCTACGACTACTTCGACCAGGCCACGCAGCTGCGCCCGCTGGTGCAAAACCCCGAAACCCGCTCCACCACCGTGGTAGCGCTGCAGGGCCCGCCCGCCCTCATTGACGAGGTAAAGCGCCGGGCTCTTACCCAGGGCTTGCAGCTGGGCAACGGCTATGGCAGCTGGAAACCAAACACCCTGCGTATCGCCAACTTCCCCGCCATTCCCGATGCCGCCTTCGAGCAGCTGGTGCAGTTTTTTGCCCGGGACTTTGCTTAA
- a CDS encoding type II 3-dehydroquinate dehydratase: protein MQILLLNGPNLNLLGRREPGIYGTRSFEDYLPELIEAFPNLTLEHFQSNHEGQLIDKLHEVGFTYLGVVLNAGGYTHTSVALADAVAAIHTPVVEVHLSNLHAREEFRQKSLLGRHCVGSISGFKLDSYRLALQYFDGLRPKRMGFKV from the coding sequence ATGCAAATTCTCCTTCTCAACGGCCCCAACCTCAACCTGCTCGGCCGGCGCGAGCCGGGCATCTACGGTACCCGCTCTTTCGAAGACTACCTGCCCGAGCTGATTGAGGCCTTCCCCAACCTGACGCTGGAGCATTTTCAAAGCAACCACGAAGGCCAGCTGATTGACAAGCTGCACGAGGTAGGCTTCACCTACCTCGGCGTGGTGCTGAACGCCGGCGGCTACACGCACACCAGCGTAGCCCTGGCCGATGCCGTAGCCGCCATTCACACTCCCGTGGTGGAAGTACACCTGAGCAACCTGCACGCCCGCGAGGAGTTCCGCCAGAAAAGCCTCCTTGGCCGGCATTGCGTGGGCAGCATTAGTGGCTTTAAGCTGGATAGCTACCGCCTGGCCCTGCAGTATTTTGATGGCCTGCGCCCCAAGCGCATGGGGTTTAAAGTATAG
- the xerD gene encoding site-specific tyrosine recombinase XerD: protein MNWSIYLKQFEGYLRLEKSLSGNSIEAYARDAAKLRQFLESRQLTTAPQQVTTPQLRQFLAWLGELGMSATSQARTLSGLKAFYSFLIMEDQLSIDPTDTLEAPKTGRKLPDTLSYEEIVQLLEAIDMSTNEGTRTRALLEVLYSSGLRVSELTELRLSNVYADQGFLRVTGKGNKERLVPIGRDALKHLGFYLSGVRCHQDIQPGHEDMVFLNKRGTKLSRVTIFTTIKTLAEKAGIRKTISPHTFRHSFATHLIEGGADLRAVQEMLGHESITTTEIYTHLDRDYLKQVITEFHPRS from the coding sequence GTGAACTGGTCTATCTACCTAAAACAATTCGAAGGCTATTTGCGGCTGGAAAAATCCCTTTCCGGCAACAGCATTGAAGCCTACGCGCGGGATGCAGCCAAGCTGCGCCAGTTCCTGGAAAGCCGGCAGCTCACTACCGCGCCCCAGCAGGTAACCACCCCTCAGCTGCGCCAGTTTCTGGCCTGGCTGGGCGAGCTGGGCATGAGCGCCACCTCCCAGGCCCGCACCCTCTCGGGCCTGAAGGCCTTCTATAGCTTCCTCATCATGGAAGACCAGCTCAGCATAGACCCCACCGACACGCTGGAAGCCCCTAAAACCGGCCGCAAGCTGCCCGATACGCTCAGCTACGAGGAGATAGTACAGCTGCTGGAGGCCATTGATATGAGCACCAACGAAGGCACCCGCACCCGGGCGCTACTGGAAGTGCTGTACTCCTCCGGCCTGCGGGTGAGCGAGCTGACGGAGCTGCGCCTTTCCAATGTGTATGCCGACCAGGGCTTTTTGCGCGTAACCGGCAAGGGCAACAAGGAGCGCCTGGTGCCCATTGGGCGCGATGCCCTGAAGCACCTGGGTTTCTACCTAAGCGGTGTGCGCTGCCACCAGGATATTCAGCCCGGTCACGAGGATATGGTGTTTCTGAACAAGCGCGGCACCAAACTTTCCCGCGTCACCATCTTCACCACCATTAAAACGCTGGCCGAAAAAGCGGGCATCCGCAAAACCATCAGCCCGCACACCTTCCGCCATTCCTTCGCCACGCACCTGATAGAAGGCGGCGCCGATTTACGCGCCGTGCAGGAAATGCTGGGCCACGAGAGCATCACCACCACGGAAATCTACACCCACCTGGACCGCGACTATCTAAAGCAGGTTATCACGGAGTTTCACCCGCGCAGCTAG
- a CDS encoding DUF6044 family protein: MLVRRLTSSPLLLALLGLLLLLIPFLLAGSHSYLLIDDNLDAELSVPYLLARTGTALNYQASAIIPQVMNGLPRNALRPGLSITVLMFELLPPLPAYLIHMALVRLAGLLSMYALLRFWLLPRPEQRPLAAGVALAWALLPVYSIYGISVLGQPAVLLAVRTLQQRRTTFWPWLVLLAFPLWSMMVLAGLFILAGLSAWLFCVDVRHHRVSWRAWAGIGILTISYAVVEYPLLSALLHHQFIPHRLEFDFAQLAPHTLLGQIRSALQQFLLGQYHSSLFFRGLMLMTVLLAAWQARRMADLFPLRTILSLLLVIAALAVFCGFYPSFLALVQPLLPPLRTFNLTRFSFLSPLLWFIVWVIALRALPVGRGRAALVALQLVLVLAMNREWTLTVRELLGRPAPHEPSYQRFVAPALFSRVQQDIRQHTGQAPTQYRVACLGLPPAVAQLNGFYTLDSYQNNYPLPYKHAFRRIIAGELAKDPLLRAYFDAWGNRCYLFAAELGKNFRVGAGQHAPIQHFAFNARTFQQLGGRYVLSAVGLAHPGQSGLRLKGEYTNQEAYWHLYVYEVAP, encoded by the coding sequence ATGCTGGTCCGCCGTCTGACATCTTCGCCGCTTTTACTGGCACTTCTGGGCCTGCTTCTGCTGCTGATTCCGTTTCTGCTGGCCGGCTCGCACAGCTATCTGTTGATAGATGATAATCTGGATGCCGAGCTTTCAGTTCCCTATCTGCTGGCTAGAACGGGTACGGCCCTGAATTATCAGGCTTCAGCTATCATTCCGCAGGTTATGAACGGGCTGCCGCGTAATGCCCTGCGGCCCGGGCTGAGCATTACGGTGCTGATGTTTGAGCTGCTGCCCCCGTTGCCGGCCTACCTGATTCATATGGCCTTGGTGCGGCTGGCGGGCCTGCTGAGCATGTATGCCTTGCTGCGGTTTTGGCTGCTGCCCCGACCCGAGCAGCGCCCGTTGGCCGCAGGGGTAGCCCTGGCCTGGGCGCTGCTGCCGGTTTATTCTATCTACGGAATATCGGTGCTGGGGCAGCCGGCTGTGCTGCTGGCCGTGCGAACCCTGCAGCAGCGCCGGACCACCTTTTGGCCGTGGCTGGTTTTGCTGGCTTTTCCTTTATGGTCGATGATGGTGTTGGCCGGGCTGTTTATTTTGGCGGGGCTGAGTGCCTGGCTTTTTTGCGTTGATGTGCGTCATCACCGGGTTAGCTGGCGGGCGTGGGCAGGCATCGGGATTCTGACCATTAGCTATGCGGTGGTAGAATATCCGCTGCTGTCGGCTTTGCTGCACCACCAGTTTATACCGCACCGCCTGGAGTTTGATTTCGCGCAGTTAGCGCCGCATACCCTGCTAGGACAGATAAGGAGTGCCCTGCAGCAGTTTCTGTTGGGGCAGTACCATAGCAGTCTGTTTTTTCGGGGCCTTATGCTGATGACGGTATTGCTGGCCGCCTGGCAAGCCCGCCGCATGGCCGACCTGTTTCCGCTACGGACTATCCTCAGCCTGCTCTTGGTTATTGCCGCGCTGGCCGTTTTCTGCGGATTTTATCCGTCGTTTTTAGCCCTGGTGCAGCCTTTGCTGCCCCCGTTGCGCACCTTCAACCTTACCCGCTTCAGCTTTCTGAGCCCACTGCTCTGGTTTATCGTGTGGGTAATTGCCCTGCGCGCGCTGCCGGTTGGGCGTGGCCGGGCTGCCCTGGTAGCCCTGCAGCTGGTGCTGGTGCTGGCTATGAACCGCGAATGGACGTTGACCGTGCGGGAGCTGCTGGGGCGCCCCGCCCCACACGAGCCCAGCTACCAGCGCTTTGTGGCCCCGGCGCTTTTTTCCCGGGTGCAGCAGGATATCCGCCAGCACACCGGGCAGGCGCCGACGCAGTATCGGGTGGCGTGCCTGGGCCTGCCGCCGGCCGTGGCGCAGCTCAACGGTTTCTATACCCTGGATAGCTACCAGAACAACTACCCGCTACCCTACAAGCATGCTTTCCGGCGCATTATTGCCGGCGAGCTGGCCAAAGACCCGCTACTGCGCGCCTATTTTGATGCCTGGGGCAACCGCTGCTACCTGTTTGCGGCCGAGTTGGGGAAAAACTTCCGCGTGGGGGCCGGACAGCACGCGCCCATTCAGCATTTTGCGTTCAATGCCCGGACCTTTCAGCAGCTGGGAGGGCGCTATGTACTCTCGGCGGTAGGGCTGGCGCATCCCGGGCAATCCGGCCTTCGCCTCAAGGGCGAATACACCAATCAGGAGGCCTACTGGCACCTGTACGTGTATGAAGTAGCGCCTTAA